From the genome of Ptychodera flava strain L36383 chromosome 3 unlocalized genomic scaffold, AS_Pfla_20210202 Scaffold_27__1_contigs__length_13241970_pilon, whole genome shotgun sequence:
TGCAGCTATTGTGAGTAAAAGCAAATACTACATAAACATGATAACGGGATATCTACTTTACAGCGAATATAGCCcgttaaaataaaatgtatgaaataattATTGTCGCGAGAAATATGTTTGCTACTTAATTCCACTATTGAACAAAGATGAAATATCAATCTCTATTATGATTCTAATTGATTCAAGTGATTTATCAATGTGTCATTGTTGTAGACTGTTAAACTGCACGATTTATTTTTATTGGTAGATTCTACTTCTGAACAAAGACCCCGAGTCTCTTACCACCAGTATCATCCACATATCGAGTTCATCGCACTCTGGTGACACAAAGGATACCAGAGACCTGGCAGAGTTGTACAGGAAGGTAAGACAGTTTTGAGTATTAAAACATCGACAAAAAGATAGAAGGAATGACCAAGATTTTGACAATGTGAATGCTCCTCCGAAACAGTACAATCATTCCCAGTCAATAAATATTCTGTTCTCTATTTGTTATGGAAATTGCAAAGTTAAGACAATTTTGCCATGTCTTACTCAAATACATGAACAATGTTTAACCAGTAATACCAGgtaatgacacaaaaaatagattttttccCAAATGGAGTGTGTTATCGCCATGGTAAAACCTTTTATCTACACTTTAAGTgaaattaatatttgtaagtCGGGATTATATATCGCTTTTGTTTGTTTCGTCATCGGTGCTAAACTGCTCATCTTTTGTGATTTGTTCTCGGTAAGAAAACTgaagaattgcaacatctacgAAGTAGCCTTATGTCTTGCGGAAATCAAGAATCCTACGACACGTACCTgtaattgaaattttacattgaTTTATCGCGTCACTATGGCAACACAGAAACCACGTGAGGCAGATATTGAACCCTTGAGACGTTCTTAAAACATATCAAATAAATAATAGAAGAATAAAATCAATGAACATTTCCATTTCCTAAAATACCTTAATAGAGAAACTTATTTTGGAATTCAGAATCTTCCAATTTGTGTACAAACAACGGATGACATGTTGTGCAACATAGACTTAATATCAAAGACATTTTTCGATCGATTTCTATCAATGATACTTTCGGTTTTGAAACCACCTTGAAAACTTGTTTTACAGAGAAGTTGTCAAATTGTCAAAGCTCTCCACGAGACTTCTTTTAATTTGGTGTGATTATCCTTTCCCTGATTTCTGTACTGGCAACACGACGATGTGCTGGCTCGTGATAACCTTTCCCAACTCTAATCAGGAAACATAATGATATGTTTAACATTAGAAACATCATGGAAGATTCGTCAATCAGTAGTACTCATGTGGATACATGGTCGTTTAACATAGGACAGGACATGACATCGACAAGACAGGCAGTATATGTGAAATCTTAGTCCTTACAGTAGAGTACAACAACGTAATTTAACATCGTTATCTGTATGACgcaatattcaatgtctaaTAAAGTAACGGTCTGCGATAAGATTACCCTTCTTCCCGTTTTCAACTGCCATGAACGATCCATTGTTATGATATTGCAAGTCAGTGAGTGTGGGCTTGGCTTTTTGAGAACTAGAGTCACTTCAATTGATCCACCTATTTGTTTCTGTCTTTGATCATGTGATGTTTATTTATACCCTAACGTTTAGCTCTACATTAGAGCTTCATCAGgtattttagaaataaaaatatgtttggTGTCAAGTGTCTAGGATATTTATATCATCAATGTTTAGTCGAAATAgcaaatttacagaaaataccGGTATTTGCGTCCATGACCACTTCAAAAATGCGTCATTTTCTCAACAAATGCAGATTTTTAGTAAATTATAATCAAAGCATGCAAAAGAAATTTCCTCACACAGCAGATCTTAGTCTTCCATCGCTGACAATTTTGttagtgtaatttttgtaaatggAGTCACGGAATTCAAACCAAAATACGACAGTTCAGGCAAATTGTTGCATTTTTATGCCTTCTGCGCCATTCTTTTATATAAAAAAGACATCACGTGGATTCCAGGTTTGAAATGTCAGTGGAGACCTCATACAGTATTATATCACTTTGCAACAAGTGGTTATGTTCCGCTTTGTATGACAACAACAGTCAGGGTGCTTTGACATTCGTCGTTCGTATATTGCCCTGACATCATTTCACAGAAGCGAAGTGCGTGTTCTGTATTTCCCCCTGAATGACGATAACACTGATACAAATAACTGTTATAACGCCCAGTCTACGAAATTAATCGAGTGTCGATGTATTGTGAAGCACAGGACACGGGCGGCAAGTTACATGCACTGAGAGGGGACTACGTTGCCCGAAAGACTGCATACTGCATGCTTCGTGGCAAAAACGCTTGGGCCACGTCTAGAGTGAAAATTTGCATGTCAAATACACACAAAACACACCGAGAGTCCCACTTCTCCGACGGACTCGCGTCTCAAGTCCGCAAGGCAACGATATGACATCCCGATCATCACAGAAAATAAGTACGCCTTTTATTAATCTTATCAACAAACTTCAATTCCTACCAGTTTGTGGCTTGACTTCCCTGTCACgtgattcattttaaatgtcACGTTGGAAATTTCAAAACGGAATGTATCCACGCAAGCAGTATGAccattaatatttcatttgacgCTAACAATACGCATTGGCTGTTTGACCGCTGTATAGTACGTATTGATGATAGTGTTCTGCCTTCGCGGTTTTTTCGAAAGCCCAATCACGCGAGATAATTACTCCAAGTGTTCATATTCATAAATATTCACCGAACTAAAAGAAGTATAAAAGAAAAAAGTCGTACCAAAGCATGTGCCATTCCTCGCGCAGACAGGGCCAGGTTGCCACTTGAAATGGCATCTCAGACTAGAGCAAGGGATAAAGGTGTCATTCCCACCAATCGACCCTAAAGTGGTGTAATTCTTCGCTGGGATGTAGCCCTACGATATCCGCATCCCAAATCCTTAACAATAGGCTACATCCATGAGCGGAGTGACAAGGCTTTAGATATTAATCATTCTGAGTATGGATCGACTTTCAGGCTTTGACCCCAGGCTGAGACAATGCATGTATAAGTGCCATAAGGAATTTATTGTTCATGgtaaatggaaaataaaccttcattttttttaatatatatatatatatatatatatatatatatatatatatatatatatatatatatatatatatatatatatatatatatatatatatatatatagatcagTCTACTTGTTTATACTTTCTAAATTCATTCTTGTCATCTGAACCGAAGTTATCCCttctttgtgtgtgtatgtgtatgagagagagagggagacagagacagacagacagacagacatacagacagacagacagagacgtATTCTAAACGATTTTCGTTGACTTCTAGATGTAGCCTTTTAGTAGCAGTACCTGGATCGGATCAATAGAATTAACCAATCAATTCCTTGAAGTGATAAAGCTTTAAAATTGAATTGCAATGGATGTCTTAGTACAAGCCTCTAAAGCGTAATGTTAGAAAAACTTGAGATAATATTATGAAAGTTCAAGTTTTTATCTATTCATGACGTCATGGGCAGGATAAGTTGAACTCGGCAGCTCTATGAAACCCAGCTTCCAAATTCGCAATCAAAAACCTGCTTGCCACTTTGAAATACTTTGAGTTTCAAAAAGAGGCATGtataatgttttctttttcatgCAGGTTTTAACCTCGACGATACCTGCTAAAGACTTATAGTTTTCAGATAGGGAATGTAGCAATGTTGACAATAGTTCGTCAGCCATATGTATTGAATTACTTTGTGTCAACAGCTTGATGCTGTTCATGTTGGAATTTTACTCAGTTTTATTCAGTCTCATTAAAACCTTGACCGACTGTCAACTTAAGGAAAGAGTTTGCGTGAAGACTAATACACCAATAGATATAGGCTAAATTGAGCTATGATTGTAGTAGCTCAACTGATTAATTTGTATAGCTGTACATCAAACATTGTATAGCTATCTGGCGTTCATGATGAACGAAAAGAAGTGTTTGAAAATAAACGCCAAAAGTCCTATAGTGTGCTTCCTTGTAGAAATGTACTTGATaattaatctgaaaaaaatatctttaaattgTTACATATTAAATGATGACATATATTTTTTCCTTAAATTTATGCAATTTGATTCGATGACTGCACATGTTTAGGTTATAAAGCACGAGGAATGAAGGCAACAGTATCACCAATGGCATCTACCATGTTTTCAAGGTCTTTGCAGCTATAGCAATCTTATAACAATTTTGCGATCGCTGTACGACTGTTACATGGGGAAATTCGCCACTTTTTCCAAACAATGAAATCCCGAAGTAAGAAGAACTAGAAGTAAACATTACAGCCAACGCATTGAATCAATATCTTCAGCTTCCTCTTTCTGCTGTCGATTCTTAGTTCAGTGTTTGACTCCAGGCTTGAATATTGTTTTGGTAATGATATACTCCAATGTTGTGTAAGCCAAGTATTATCGAGTCAAGGAAAGTCACAAAGTTTGATATTGACTCACACTGTAGAACTGAACAGATGTCACAAATCAATATACATGACTTAATGTGATTGTAACATTCCAAGTGTTATCTTCTGGTAAATTTTCGATAAAATCATCATGATAATTAATTTCTAAATGCACCTTCCTGGTTCAAAGTATATCTCTTGAATAAATTGTATTATTTATCGGCATTTTATTATATCATTAAACGAAAGGATATTACCGATGATGGAAATATACAGCTGACTATCGCTTGTGTTACAGGGAATGACATCAAACGAAaagcatacatttgcatactgATATTAGCGTGGGAAATAATATTGGCGACACATTCCCCACATTCCCTATGCATTTATCTTTTACGTGCAATTTTCTTTCCTTGTTCCTGCAAAAACTTCGTAATTAGTTTTCAAGTGGTTGGTTAATCATCATCGGCGTTGGTGTTCAGGAATTTGGTACCGGTTGCTTCAGGTGTTGTAAATGCACGCTACTGTGAAGGCAGCCCTTGTTTCCTTTTTCAAACACATGTGACCGATCCGTACTCTACATATGTGTATAAAAATCTGTAGGTTATTTTTGTAGTTCAATGTGGCTAGTTCTGCTTGCCTAGTATGGACGAAAACCACAGATACTTGTTACTATTTGCTGCAGGGTCATTGCACAGCTATGACGTCAGAAAGCACCACACCTTTCTTATTCTAACAGTTTATTCCTGTAATCTTTACGAAGTAAACATCACCAAATTTTGCTTTGTATACCGTACCGCGTCCTCCACGTTGGATTCAATCAAGTGGTCATCGTGTTCCATGATTCAGCAAAATGTCTGCGATGATGTATTCATTACCAGGAAAGAGAGTTGATGTCTGACTTCCATTAAAAAACTGACAACAACATAATTGTACATCATCAATACAGCCATAGCTGCGTTAattctacacattttacacgtTGAAGTCGTCCTATTGTGTCTACCTTACACTGTTAAAACTGTTGATGGTCGCATGAATCAAGCGGCGATTACTTTATGGTCAGGAAATGAATAACATCACAGATACACATTTCGCAGTTCTTAGTTTTCAGCAAAAGCGCGACTTTGCTGAAACAATGTGCTGACACATGTAATTAATATCATAACTTGATCAGTCGATTCAGATTTTCCAGGTATTTCTCTTCAGGTGAACAGAAAGACAGAAATATGCACGTCTTACCcttgtgaaacaaaaaaatgattACTCCGGATGTCGGAAGAGTCTTGTTTAAGTACAAATATGACTAGGGAAggtcatcttcgcttgccaaggtctctgctccgggcagctggatgcttcccgaaagTTGAAGACTCCTGTttggctaacgagccgtgcaAGCGGACGATGAGGGAAGGTAGACTTGGtttaagtctgtgatttgtgaatgtttgagaaCACGCTGATTTGTGTTCTCTTTTCaggtgaaacgcgtgagtggggtgaatgcgatgagtggggtgaatgcTATAGAGGGGAACGGTTTCTCCCCGGCAGAGACTAACTCACTAATGCACAGACTCAAAGATAACGCGTtaatcgctaggaaaacctagcctgggctgccaaattccaaacaGGTTTGTGTGCaaaggagagacacaagagaaactattaagAATGATccccgacttgaaccaagtctataggGAAGTCGTAAGaatgataataattataatgGTTTATTAATACTAAATATTGTGACCGAAAGTCAAATTAAAATGAGTTtacaatattaaaaaattcagaTTGCTTACCAAAAGTAACAATGAGGCACATTTAAAACAGTTTGTATAAAAATTGTCTATGTTCAGTATGTTCAGTATTTTTGATATAAAGAATAACTTTGCTCCGACCAAGGAGTCAAATGTTAAAAGCACCTAATACAAGACCCATGCATACCTACaatatttgtatgtatatttttcactttttgtcagGCGTTCTTTCTGAGTGATAATTACTCAAAATAAGAAAGtttataatcataattatcCAAATCACTGCCAAGAGTGATTTCATGTAAGGGAGCTtccagtaattacagggggattGGCCGGGGAAATTttgcgcacacctgtaccgtaaaatgtgaccctcccccctatCCCTCTGTCtgaaatgtgaccctcccccggccccttgtccgacattctaaaacttgagaccccccccaaccactgcggtattctccccaggaataactaaaaaaatacagctaatttacataacaattggttcaattgttatgttaggaacaaattacagaggggagggcagGTGTTTTttgagggacagtcgcaatttatcacgcaagaaattttgaagagatatggcaTTTCATACATTTAAGGGAGGgttaccatattttgtgcaactataagaaggcaagatgtgacTGATTTAGTGCttaatccaaaaatatcaaatcataatacatgtctatcaggcaaattattgacaatttacctccacaaaacatgctatatctgtattttatatatatgtttgataatgtatttaaatgtactttgcttgaatttcatctaaaaagctGATTCACTATCCACGGTGTCTATGATGATAtcatgaatagttttttccaatacaaaataagTAAATCTTTCCATTTgagtactcttgattattgatattaattttcttgattagactagagtggttacaagtctatagttgtgtaagaaatttgattttggaatttctctgaaatgtcgattcactatgcatagcggtctatgatgaaactatgactaattttttcagtacaaaattagataaatctgtgcatttatatatgcttgattatttagattattgttcttgattagactagagtggttacaagtctacggttgtgtaagaaatttgattttggaatttcactgaaatgtcaatttccTTTGTAAGGCAGTCTATAATctgtacgtattttgttggtgatttcctattcaggaaatatcacatggacaatcaaagttgtggccataaaatcagcttctgtcaaaaaagaccctcccccccccaagataggtttataaaaagtgaccctccccctcgaactgttttctaaaaagtgaccctcccccaattcccctggcccaccccctgtaattactgaaagctccctaaacAAATATGATCTACATTCTTCACGCTGACAAACAGATCTATATTTACCGAGGACTGGGGTTACTTTGTCTGAGAATTTCTGAAGTTTTCAGAGAATGGCAACATAATTAAACGCTTTTTTCACTCTTCTTGATTGAAAGCGAACTGAACAcgacatattttgtttgttaattttACTCTCGTCATATAAAATAACTGTTAACTTTGGAAGCTTTCTTATAGACATAGGTAGGTATTTAGGAAGGAATGAGGAAATCcaaggtaggtaggtgggtaggcagatagatagatagatagatagatagtaatagatagatagatagatagatagatagatagatagatagatagatagatagatagatagatagatagataggttgATAGGTAGGCAGATAGAAGGATGGGTAGGTATGTCgggagacaggcagacagatatCGCCAGACAGACAGTCAAATTACTGTTTAAGTAAAATCCGCCATTGTTATTATGATAAATCTTAACACTGTCCCTACAAACTGATTATATAAACAATTGTAAATATACAATTATTTACTGCACGCCTACAGAATTGCCTTCCTGCTCGTAGATTACTCGTGCATCGTGATGTCGAGATATATCGTAGAATATATATAAAACCTATTCCAATTTTCTCTAATATtaaatgtgtatgtgtgtatgtctatATGATATTACGGCAGTAGATTTTGAACATAGCAATGACTCATCTCACAGCTAAACGTTTGGCAGTGTACTTGtcatgtaaatattaaaatcaaaattattcaaatctTTCATTTACATGATAATTAGCAGCAACATAATGCCCACTTATTTCGTCCTGGAAAGTACAACGGGTCGAGAGTTTGTCATTTACACCCCTGTTGATTCATACATCAGAAATAATTGAGATTAGTTGTAGATAGATCATAGAATAGCCTCAACCAATGTGATAAGCGACGTAAGAGCGTGTCCACTTGAGTTGGATTTTGACGATTTATTAATGTCGACCTTTCCAGGCGAAATGTCTGAAACAACAAGTAAATTAGAGTAAACATAACAAAAAGGTCTTAATGTCCCGTTGAATAACACTTTGCATCTTTACATTAAACTTGccagtcagttttcaacacCTGCGACTTTTCTTTCCCCTTTGACGTCGCCTTTTATTTGTTTTCCGAGATTTATCTCTTTTCTTCTTGCCTGCCAAAGTAAAATAAGGATTTTAATTGAATTGAACAAAAGAGTAATATGTTGCCCAGCACTAAACTTTAACATTTCTCTTATAAGATGTTTAAATACGGGGATCGCCAGAATTGATATGCCATTGTCAACTTTATCTTGACAGATTTTTAAAATCTGTCAAAGTAACCCTCTTGCTAAATAAAAGCAATTATTGACTTATGATAACAATCTTTCAAAGTGATATCGACGAGCATGCGCATACGGCAACGAATACCAAAAGAAAGCAGACAACATGTACTGGGCATTACGAAAAATAATATCTCTGGGTGTGGTTGGAATCAAATGTCTTAGATTCTAGCTAAATGAAAACAAGAGCCCTAAATGAACTTCAGTAGGGATTATAAGCAGTCCATTAAATCTATATCAGAAAGATACTCAAAACGATTTCACATAACTTTACCTGAGGAAGGTTTTATCTCAACCTGTATGGATGCATTGTCGGAGAAATTCATATCATCATCTTCGGCGTcgcatgaaatatgtaaatcctGTGTTTCTGTCATGTCCAGGTCTGGCAACAAAGTCAGTTCACTTATTAGATCCATTCTACCCCCACTGATTTCTTCCTCAGAATTAATAATCATATAATTCGGTTCGTCCTCGAATTCGTTTCCGTTGACGATGCTCCATCGAATTTCAGTGTTACGATAGACGCTGCTGGCATTACATACAAATATGCTAGGTTTGTTTTGGATGCTAATTTGACTGGCAGAAGCAGAGGACTGTCCAAAAGCCTTGGCATATAAGGAAATTTTGTCTGAAAGTAACAAACATACATGAGTCGCCAGGATTAATATTGTGATGATTAAGGAAAGTGATTGTGACGATATTGATGATAACAGTGTTAATGATGTTATTGTGATGAtagcaatgatgatgatgatgatgatgacgatgatgatgatgatcatgaccatgatgatgatgatgacaacgaAGAGAATGAAAGTAAAACTTTCTGGAATTCTATAACTTGCAGAAATTCCATAGCTGTCTTTTAAGCAAAAGGTCATTGACGTATTTTACTTTGGATAATTATAGATTTGAATGATTTGTAGCCACAGTAAGCAAATCGACTCCtggaatttcaagaaaatgtaaTTTGAGTGGAAAAACAGTATActcatattgactggccatgagggcaacagaaTATGTCTGTATTCCAaaggactgtgagtcaccccaaaaacagactgtttcccgaggccgaaGGTCGAGGGAAACAGtcctttttttgggggggggggggtgactcacaggcccgaggggttaaagacgtatgctgttgccctcatggccagtcaatatgtgttttataaacaCACCTCATCTGCagtcatgcataagaacgtaccgtacacaaaacttgtcgcatgtacTTATACCTTGGAGTGTTTCGGCAAGAAAAGGTTTTTCCCGacaggatcgcaatacttctgcaaaacattcaatgcacctttgattatcgttttcatccgtttcgagtccttgttggaaaccagagcattcaaaTCTTCTTGAGAAAGTAGGATAAAGCTAGACATTTTGCGACTATCGTTTTTATCAGCCGCAGACGACATATTTGTTTAAATTCCcgttcgcgcatgcgccaatgtcgtttttgacgtcagcaggcatcatttttcagaactgatgcctggcacgcaacagttccaacaaatgatgcctgatgacgtcgtttacgtagATCAGCACAGAAAGAACGCATCCCATCATAacgcgaattagaacacagactgcggatgagatGTGTTATAATATCATCTGTTTCTATTTTTTAAATAGTCCACCGTACAATTTACCCTGTATCTACATCCTGAAATTGACAGCAATGTTTGAGGATCACATCACAGCCTTGAAATGAAGGCAATATCTCTTTTGTATTGTATTATTGAAAGTTTCTTTGAATCATAGTCGAAGCACCCGTCCACTTGACTATTCATAGCTTACCTATttcaaatgttcaacaaatTTTTAATCGTCCTATTTACGATAAGATTTCAAAAGTGCATCTACTGTCACGCCATTGGATTATAACGATTGGGGTAAACTGAGCCCGGGAAGCTGTTTGGACCTAGAAAGTGACAGTTGCCAAAAGTACAATTTTGTGTGCACTTGTTTGAGAGATTTGTACTCACAAACACTTAACAACCAATCTTTACCATGGAGTGAGCAGGAGAATGTCAGGCATTGTGAAGTGAGGATATCTTTGAATTTTGGTATTAACTTCTCTTGTAGCAAACCTCCATTGCATTGATTCATTGATTTCACTTCTTGACCGTGCAAAATTAATCATCATTCATTAGATGTGATATGTACAGCAATATGCGAAAAACACTACtcagtgttatcattctatTGAATCGTTGTATATTGGAATACTTACTGATTACATTAAGGGAGACATAACAGTGCTCAGATATATATCCAGTGTCGTCTATTGGCTCTTTCAATCTGAATACAACCAGGCATGAGTATTTACCTACATCGCCATCGGTAAATGGACCCTCAATTGTCAGCGATCCTTCCTTTGTAGCACTATATTTAGGGTGTACC
Proteins encoded in this window:
- the LOC139126507 gene encoding uncharacterized protein is translated as MHENSKMYIRELTFSKTCNICVLFAVLSTPLHSAKVTDHQQTIRNDDEKVTLRCIYDTPEVEYTRVTIDWRKVNPNNPLFTVTLVTIVDFNVVGVVHPKYSATKEGSLTIEGPFTDGDVGKYSCLVVFRLKEPIDDTGYISEHCYVSLNVINKISLYAKAFGQSSASASQISIQNKPSIFVCNASSVYRNTEIRWSIVNGNEFEDEPNYMIINSEEEISGGRMDLISELTLLPDLDMTETQDLHISCDAEDDDMNFSDNASIQVEIKPSSGKKKRDKSRKTNKRRRQRGKKSRRC